In the genome of Bradyrhizobium sp. CIAT3101, one region contains:
- a CDS encoding phytoene/squalene synthase family protein, which produces MSSAATPPDTMTFCADLVRSHDFPRYAATLFAPAAERRALLALYAFNVEIVRVRDQVSQPLPGEIRFQWWTDLFSGLVHGSAEGNPVAAELLRAIRDFDLPVEPLSLLVDEHQFDLYNDPMPTMTALEGYLAATSSALFALAARIMGEASDASEHLARHAGLAQGIVQVIANLPRDSAHRQLFLPQQFLTGHGCVIEDVFAGKQTSHLNAVLDQLIGEARRHLATASSLLAQVAPSARAAFLPLGQARADLDRLVRPGRNPFAPQPVSRLRTLWTLWRASRSREFTK; this is translated from the coding sequence ATGAGCAGCGCTGCGACGCCGCCCGACACCATGACGTTCTGCGCCGACCTCGTGCGCAGCCATGACTTTCCGCGCTATGCCGCGACCCTCTTCGCGCCAGCCGCCGAACGTCGGGCGCTGCTGGCGCTCTACGCCTTCAATGTCGAGATCGTCCGGGTCCGCGACCAGGTGAGCCAGCCCTTGCCCGGCGAAATCCGCTTTCAATGGTGGACCGATCTGTTCTCGGGCCTCGTTCACGGCAGCGCCGAGGGCAATCCGGTGGCGGCCGAGCTGCTGCGTGCGATCCGGGACTTTGACCTGCCGGTCGAGCCGTTGTCGCTGCTCGTCGACGAGCACCAGTTCGATCTCTACAACGATCCGATGCCGACCATGACGGCGCTGGAAGGCTATCTGGCGGCGACCTCTTCGGCCTTGTTCGCGCTCGCGGCGCGGATCATGGGCGAGGCTTCGGATGCGAGCGAGCACCTCGCGCGGCATGCCGGGCTGGCGCAGGGCATCGTGCAGGTGATCGCGAACCTGCCGCGGGACTCGGCCCATCGACAATTGTTCCTGCCGCAGCAATTCCTGACCGGCCATGGCTGTGTCATCGAGGATGTGTTCGCCGGCAAACAGACGTCCCATCTGAATGCCGTGCTGGACCAGCTCATCGGCGAAGCCCGGCGGCATCTGGCGACGGCCTCATCGCTGCTGGCGCAGGTGGCGCCGTCGGCGCGGGCAGCGTTCCTGCCGCTAGGCCAGGCGCGGGCTGATCTCGATCGCCTGGTGCGGCCGGGGCGCAATCCCTTCGCGCCGCAGCCGGTGTCGCGGTTGCGCACGCTTTGGACGCTGTGGCGGGCTTCACGATCCCGGGAATTTACCAAATAG
- a CDS encoding threonine ammonia-lyase: protein MAELSQTAIPDLSGLPVAARDIQAAAETIRGAVVETPCSYSRTLSNICGCDLWLKFENLQFTSSFKERGALNRLTALTPEERARGVVAMSAGNHAQGVAYHAKRLGIPATIVMPVGTPMVKVENTRHHGAEVVVTGATLEEAATFARSHGEARGMIFVHPYDDPLVIAGQGTVGLEMLKAVPELDTLVVPIGGGGLISGIAIAAKSIKPSLRILGVEAWLYPSMYNAVHGGNLPARGDTLAEGIAVKSPGKITTEIVRALVDDIALVNEAELERAVATLISIEKTVVEGAGAAGLAAIMSDPTRFAGEKVGLVLSGGNIDTRLIASVLTRELAREGRLTQLSLDIPDRPGQLAAVAALLAEAGANIIEVSHQRTFSDLPAKATLLQLVIETRDSAHLDEVMAKLGASGLSARCT, encoded by the coding sequence ATGGCTGAATTGTCCCAAACCGCAATCCCCGATCTGAGCGGCCTTCCGGTCGCAGCTCGTGACATTCAAGCTGCTGCCGAGACGATCCGCGGCGCCGTCGTCGAGACTCCCTGCAGCTACAGCCGGACGCTCAGCAACATCTGCGGCTGCGACCTCTGGCTCAAATTCGAGAACCTCCAGTTCACCTCATCGTTCAAGGAGCGTGGGGCGCTGAACCGGCTCACGGCGCTGACGCCGGAGGAGCGTGCGCGCGGCGTCGTCGCCATGTCGGCGGGCAACCACGCGCAGGGCGTGGCCTATCATGCCAAGCGGCTCGGCATTCCCGCCACGATCGTCATGCCGGTGGGCACGCCGATGGTGAAGGTCGAGAACACCAGGCATCACGGCGCAGAGGTGGTCGTCACCGGCGCGACGCTGGAGGAGGCGGCTACGTTCGCACGCAGCCACGGCGAGGCCCGCGGCATGATCTTCGTCCACCCCTACGACGACCCCCTGGTCATTGCGGGGCAGGGCACGGTGGGGCTTGAGATGCTCAAGGCGGTGCCGGAGCTCGACACATTGGTCGTCCCGATCGGCGGCGGTGGCCTGATCAGCGGCATCGCCATTGCGGCGAAATCGATCAAGCCGTCGCTGCGGATCCTGGGTGTCGAGGCCTGGCTCTATCCCTCGATGTACAATGCCGTCCATGGTGGCAATCTGCCGGCGCGGGGCGATACGCTTGCCGAAGGCATCGCAGTCAAATCGCCGGGCAAAATCACCACTGAAATCGTCCGCGCCCTGGTCGACGACATTGCGCTCGTCAACGAAGCCGAGCTCGAGCGCGCGGTCGCAACCCTGATTTCGATCGAGAAGACGGTCGTCGAGGGCGCCGGCGCTGCGGGCCTTGCGGCGATCATGTCTGATCCCACGCGCTTCGCCGGCGAGAAGGTTGGTCTGGTCCTGAGCGGCGGCAACATCGACACCAGGCTGATCGCCTCGGTGCTGACGCGCGAACTCGCGCGCGAGGGACGGCTGACCCAGCTCTCGCTCGATATTCCCGACAGGCCGGGCCAGTTGGCGGCGGTCGCCGCACTGCTGGCGGAAGCCGGCGCCAACATCATCGAGGTCTCGCACCAGCGGACCTTCTCCGACCTTCCGGCCAAGGCGACGCTGCTGCAACTCGTCATCGAGACCCGCGACAGCGCGCATCTCGACGAGGTCATGGCCAAGCTCGGCGCATCCGGGCTGAGCGCGCGCTGTACCTGA
- a CDS encoding aminotransferase class V-fold PLP-dependent enzyme, giving the protein MIDIDRIRADTPAASRLAYLHNAGAALMPAPVVAAMKQHIDLESEIGGYAAADREARRLDAVYGSVARLMNAAPDEIALVENATVAWQMAFYALPFGKGDRILTAEAEYAANYVAFLQVARRTGAVIDVVPSDASGELDIEALERMIDARVKLIAITWVPTNGGLVNPAAAVGTIARAHGIPYLLDACQAVGQMEVDVEAIGCDMLSATGRKFLRGPRGTGFLYVRRALLQHLEPPMIDHFAAPWISRDAYRLRDDARRFETWENNYAARLGLGAAVDYALAIGLGRIEQRCRWLAGRLRSGLASVRGVTLRDLGRSPSAIVSFTMEGREADAIVRGAAAAGITIGASDPSSTRIDAEVRALPVVVRASPHYYNTEAEIDRLIAHLAGLAPR; this is encoded by the coding sequence GTGATCGACATCGACCGAATACGAGCCGACACACCGGCAGCCTCCCGGCTCGCCTATCTCCACAACGCGGGCGCAGCGCTGATGCCGGCGCCGGTTGTTGCGGCGATGAAGCAACATATCGATCTCGAAAGCGAGATCGGAGGCTATGCGGCAGCCGACCGCGAGGCGCGCCGGCTTGATGCGGTCTACGGCTCGGTCGCGCGCCTGATGAATGCCGCGCCGGACGAAATCGCCCTCGTGGAGAACGCGACGGTCGCCTGGCAGATGGCGTTCTACGCGCTTCCGTTTGGCAAGGGCGACCGCATCTTGACCGCAGAGGCCGAATACGCCGCCAACTATGTCGCATTCCTCCAGGTCGCCAGGCGCACGGGCGCGGTCATCGACGTGGTGCCGAGCGATGCCAGCGGCGAGCTCGACATCGAGGCGCTCGAACGCATGATCGACGCGCGCGTGAAACTCATTGCCATCACCTGGGTCCCGACCAATGGCGGGCTGGTCAATCCAGCGGCCGCCGTCGGGACCATCGCGCGGGCGCACGGCATCCCCTATCTGCTCGACGCCTGCCAGGCGGTCGGGCAGATGGAGGTCGACGTCGAGGCCATCGGCTGCGACATGCTGTCCGCAACCGGGCGCAAATTCCTTCGCGGTCCGCGTGGCACCGGCTTTCTCTACGTCCGCCGCGCGCTATTGCAGCACCTCGAGCCGCCGATGATTGATCACTTCGCCGCGCCCTGGATCTCGCGGGACGCTTATCGACTGCGCGACGATGCCCGCCGGTTCGAGACCTGGGAGAACAATTACGCGGCAAGGCTTGGCCTCGGCGCGGCCGTCGACTACGCCCTCGCGATCGGCCTCGGCCGGATCGAGCAGCGCTGCCGCTGGCTTGCGGGCCGTCTGCGTAGCGGTCTCGCGTCCGTGCGCGGCGTCACGCTTCGCGACCTCGGACGCAGCCCCAGCGCCATCGTCAGCTTCACGATGGAGGGGCGTGAGGCGGATGCAATCGTCCGCGGCGCCGCCGCGGCCGGCATCACGATCGGCGCCTCGGATCCGTCGAGCACCCGCATCGATGCCGAAGTCCGCGCGCTGCCGGTGGTCGTGCGGGCGTCCCCGCATTACTACAACACGGAAGCCGAGATCGATCGGTTGATCGCCCACCTCGCGGGTCTGGCGCCGCGATAG
- a CDS encoding LysR family transcriptional regulator produces the protein MQERTQSSRSASGAPKIDITRRIDLTTLRLFIAICEEGNLTRASQREAIAPSAVSKRMHDLEEVLEVALFERHPTGMALTPAGESLLHHARVTLLNVEKIAVDMAEHARGVRGHVRMLANLSSIVEFLPDDLPGFFRSHELVRLDLQERPSADVVRGVEEGVAEIGICSADVSTRGLERFSYRRDRLVIVVRTDHPLASAKDVSFADTLDYDHVGLFATSSIYLRSQYTAQQIGKSIRLRVHVPGFDAVCRMVQAGMGIGLIPDRAFEVLSHGMNLAAVELSDDWADRELVLVARDPAGLSATSQLMLDHLRLPGTKPH, from the coding sequence ATGCAAGAGAGAACGCAATCGTCGCGCTCGGCGAGCGGAGCGCCCAAGATCGACATCACCCGGCGGATCGACCTCACGACGCTGCGGCTGTTCATTGCCATCTGCGAAGAGGGCAATTTGACGCGCGCCTCGCAGCGCGAAGCGATCGCGCCGTCCGCGGTCAGCAAGCGTATGCATGATCTCGAGGAGGTACTAGAGGTCGCCTTGTTCGAGCGGCATCCGACCGGCATGGCGCTGACACCCGCCGGCGAGTCTCTGCTGCATCATGCGCGCGTGACCTTGCTCAATGTCGAGAAGATCGCCGTCGATATGGCCGAGCATGCGCGAGGCGTGCGCGGTCATGTGCGAATGCTGGCCAATCTGTCGTCAATCGTCGAGTTCCTCCCGGACGATCTGCCCGGATTCTTTCGCTCGCACGAGCTGGTGCGGCTCGATCTGCAGGAACGTCCCAGCGCCGATGTCGTTCGCGGTGTCGAGGAGGGCGTGGCCGAAATCGGCATCTGCTCGGCGGACGTTTCGACGCGCGGGCTGGAGCGGTTCTCCTATCGGCGCGACCGCCTCGTCATCGTGGTGCGCACGGATCATCCGCTTGCATCGGCAAAAGACGTTTCGTTTGCCGACACGCTCGACTACGACCATGTCGGCCTGTTTGCGACGAGTTCGATCTATCTCCGCTCGCAATACACGGCGCAGCAGATCGGCAAGTCGATCCGGTTGCGGGTTCACGTGCCCGGTTTCGATGCGGTGTGCCGGATGGTGCAGGCCGGTATGGGCATCGGCCTCATTCCTGATCGTGCGTTCGAGGTGCTCAGTCACGGCATGAACCTGGCGGCGGTCGAGCTGAGTGACGACTGGGCCGATCGAGAACTCGTGCTGGTGGCAAGGGATCCCGCAGGATTGTCGGCGACGAGCCAGCTGATGCTCGATCATCTGCGATTGCCTGGAACCAAACCTCACTGA
- a CDS encoding CaiB/BaiF CoA-transferase family protein has translation MDGPLSGIRVVELGTLIAAPFAARLFAEFGAEVIKIEQPGSGDPLRSWRKLHQGTSLWWYLQSRNKKSIAIDLKSPEGRDVALRLAAQADVVIENFKPGSLEKLGLGWDALSKLNPDLTLVRISGYGQTGPYRDRSGFGAIGEAMGGLRFTTGDPDSPPARVGISIGDSLASLHGVIGALMSLLRVKTGQGRGQVVDVSLYESVFNLMESLVPEYDLMGHVRTRTGGALPGISPSNTYPSSDGRHVVIAGNSDAIFKRLMQVVGRPDLADDPDLASNDGRVRSNALLDSAIAAWTSTKTMDEILARLDAADVPAGRIYSVADIVDDPHYAAREMILPTELPGDVTVKMPGISPKLSETPGAVKWPGPTLGQHTDEVLASLGLQAGDIAQLRRSGAVQ, from the coding sequence GTGGACGGACCATTATCCGGAATACGAGTCGTCGAGCTCGGAACATTGATCGCTGCGCCGTTTGCCGCGCGGCTGTTCGCCGAGTTCGGCGCCGAAGTCATCAAGATCGAGCAGCCCGGCAGCGGCGATCCCCTGCGCTCTTGGCGCAAGTTGCATCAGGGCACGTCGCTCTGGTGGTATCTGCAATCGCGCAACAAGAAGTCGATCGCAATTGATCTGAAGTCGCCTGAGGGGCGCGACGTTGCGCTGCGTCTGGCTGCGCAAGCCGACGTCGTGATCGAGAATTTCAAGCCGGGCAGCCTCGAGAAGCTCGGCCTCGGCTGGGATGCGCTGTCGAAGCTCAACCCGGACCTGACGCTGGTGCGCATCTCCGGCTACGGGCAAACCGGCCCTTATCGCGACCGGTCCGGCTTCGGAGCGATCGGCGAAGCCATGGGGGGCTTGCGCTTCACCACGGGCGATCCGGATAGCCCGCCGGCGCGGGTCGGCATCAGCATCGGCGACAGTCTTGCCTCGCTCCACGGCGTGATCGGCGCGCTGATGTCGCTGCTGCGTGTCAAGACGGGGCAGGGGCGCGGACAGGTCGTCGACGTCTCGCTCTATGAAAGCGTGTTCAATCTGATGGAGAGCCTGGTCCCGGAGTACGACCTCATGGGTCATGTCAGGACCCGTACCGGCGGCGCTCTGCCGGGTATCAGTCCCTCCAATACATATCCAAGCTCCGACGGGCGTCACGTCGTCATCGCTGGCAATAGCGATGCGATCTTCAAGCGCCTGATGCAGGTGGTCGGCCGACCGGACCTGGCCGACGATCCCGATCTTGCCAGCAACGACGGCCGGGTTCGCAGCAACGCCTTGCTCGATTCCGCCATCGCTGCCTGGACCTCGACGAAGACGATGGACGAGATCCTCGCGCGCCTCGATGCGGCCGATGTTCCTGCGGGCCGGATCTATTCGGTCGCCGACATCGTCGACGATCCCCACTACGCCGCCCGAGAGATGATCCTGCCGACCGAACTGCCGGGCGACGTGACCGTGAAGATGCCGGGCATTTCGCCGAAGCTCTCCGAGACACCCGGTGCGGTGAAATGGCCGGGGCCGACGCTGGGGCAGCACACCGACGAGGTGCTCGCTAGCCTTGGCTTGCAGGCAGGCGATATCGCCCAGCTGCGCCGCAGCGGAGCGGTGCAATGA
- a CDS encoding hydroxymethylglutaryl-CoA lyase, giving the protein MTVTPADIMIQEVAPRDGLQIEAKWVETSEKIRLINSLSAIGFSRIEVSSFVSSAAVPSLRDAAEVFAGIERRPGTIYTALIPNRKGAELALAARADELNFVMSASETHNRANMNMTPGQSLASLAEIVKPAHAGALINATVATAFGCPFEGAQPFERVLDIVKRYLDLDVDGITLADTTGMANPNQVSQLVAEVLLLVPAGKLTLHFHNTRGLGLVNVLAAYDTGARRFDAALGGLGGCPFAPGATGNVCTEDLVNLCHEIGLRTGLDLQRLIDLSFGLPGLVGHEVPGQVAKAGRPLDLHPIPERLRHSG; this is encoded by the coding sequence ATGACGGTGACGCCTGCGGATATCATGATCCAGGAAGTCGCCCCGCGCGACGGCCTGCAGATCGAAGCGAAATGGGTCGAGACCAGCGAAAAGATCCGGCTGATCAATTCGCTCTCTGCAATCGGATTCAGCCGCATTGAAGTTTCCTCGTTCGTTTCGTCCGCGGCCGTCCCGTCGCTGCGCGATGCTGCGGAGGTGTTTGCCGGAATCGAACGGCGTCCCGGCACGATCTACACGGCGTTGATCCCGAACCGGAAGGGCGCCGAGTTGGCGCTGGCGGCGCGTGCCGACGAGCTCAATTTTGTGATGTCGGCGAGCGAGACGCACAATCGCGCCAACATGAACATGACGCCCGGGCAGTCGCTGGCCTCGCTTGCCGAGATCGTGAAACCGGCTCATGCGGGCGCCCTGATCAATGCCACCGTTGCGACTGCGTTCGGCTGTCCGTTCGAAGGAGCGCAGCCCTTCGAAAGGGTGCTCGATATCGTCAAACGCTATCTGGATCTCGACGTCGACGGCATCACGCTCGCCGACACCACGGGCATGGCCAATCCCAACCAGGTCTCGCAGCTGGTGGCCGAGGTCTTGCTGCTGGTCCCTGCGGGCAAGCTGACGCTTCACTTCCACAACACGCGCGGTCTCGGACTGGTCAATGTCCTCGCGGCCTATGACACCGGCGCGCGCCGCTTTGACGCCGCGCTGGGCGGCCTCGGCGGATGTCCGTTTGCGCCCGGCGCTACCGGCAATGTCTGTACCGAAGACCTCGTCAACCTCTGCCACGAGATCGGCTTGCGGACCGGTCTCGACCTGCAGCGCCTCATCGATCTCTCGTTCGGATTGCCCGGGCTGGTGGGACATGAGGTGCCGGGGCAGGTCGCAAAGGCCGGCCGTCCCCTCGACCTGCATCCCATACCCGAACGTTTGCGACACTCCGGCTGA
- a CDS encoding MFS transporter, whose product MTIATAATADLDTGITEQQVIKKIALRLMPLIIICYFFAFFDRVNISFAKAALQADLGLSNTAYGFGASLFVVGYVLLEVPSNMLLYRFGARRWIARIMISWGLATAAMVFVHSEWQFYALRFVIGAMEAGFAPGILYYLTLWFPKSHRGRMTSVFFLATAFSGIIGAPISGLILNYLNGLHGLAGWQWLFLAGGIPCVALGFVVLLRLDDGIEQAEWLSDDERRLISVQLDRQKSEIGEHSAWRSLLMPGVLLLGFIYFLIQIASYGLNFWAPDLIKAAGGGSAAAIGFLTAVPYICGAICMIVVGRLSDASGERPKFVAGLVLAAGVGFFASGAFDRNVVTLVGALAILGAGVVAAIPTFWTLPPKILTGAGAASGIALINTLGQVGGIVSPVMVGSVKDMTGSTTPALYVIGGLCVLCAVLLLTVLPRDLKARDLAEPTR is encoded by the coding sequence ATGACAATCGCTACGGCGGCCACCGCCGACCTCGATACGGGAATTACTGAACAGCAAGTCATCAAGAAGATCGCATTGCGGCTGATGCCGCTGATCATCATCTGCTACTTCTTCGCGTTCTTCGACCGCGTCAACATCAGCTTCGCCAAGGCCGCCCTGCAAGCCGATCTTGGCCTGAGCAACACGGCTTATGGTTTCGGCGCCAGCCTGTTCGTCGTCGGCTATGTCCTGCTGGAAGTGCCGAGCAACATGCTGCTCTATCGCTTCGGCGCGCGGCGCTGGATTGCCCGCATCATGATTTCCTGGGGGCTGGCGACGGCCGCCATGGTCTTCGTCCACAGTGAATGGCAGTTTTATGCGCTGCGCTTCGTGATCGGCGCCATGGAGGCGGGATTTGCTCCGGGCATTCTCTATTATCTGACGCTCTGGTTTCCAAAATCACACCGCGGTCGCATGACGTCCGTGTTCTTTCTCGCCACCGCATTCTCGGGGATCATCGGCGCGCCGATCTCCGGCCTCATCCTCAATTACCTGAACGGGCTGCATGGCCTTGCCGGCTGGCAATGGCTGTTCCTGGCCGGCGGCATTCCGTGCGTCGCGCTTGGCTTCGTCGTGCTGCTGCGTTTGGACGACGGCATCGAACAGGCCGAGTGGCTGAGCGACGACGAGCGCCGCCTGATCTCGGTCCAACTCGACCGTCAGAAGAGCGAGATCGGCGAGCATTCGGCGTGGCGATCGCTGCTCATGCCCGGCGTGCTGCTGCTCGGGTTCATCTACTTCCTGATCCAGATCGCATCCTACGGCCTCAATTTCTGGGCGCCCGACCTGATCAAGGCAGCTGGCGGCGGCAGCGCGGCCGCGATCGGCTTCCTGACCGCCGTGCCCTATATCTGCGGGGCCATCTGCATGATCGTCGTCGGGCGCCTGTCGGATGCCTCAGGCGAGCGGCCAAAATTCGTCGCCGGCTTGGTTCTGGCTGCGGGGGTGGGCTTCTTCGCGTCCGGCGCCTTCGATCGGAACGTCGTCACGCTGGTTGGCGCGCTTGCGATCCTCGGCGCTGGCGTGGTCGCGGCCATTCCGACATTCTGGACCCTGCCACCAAAAATCCTTACCGGCGCGGGCGCGGCGAGCGGGATCGCACTCATCAACACGCTCGGGCAGGTCGGCGGTATCGTCAGCCCGGTCATGGTCGGCTCGGTCAAGGATATGACCGGCAGCACGACCCCAGCGCTCTACGTCATCGGCGGACTGTGTGTGCTGTGTGCCGTGCTGTTGCTGACCGTGCTGCCGCGCGACCTGAAAGCCAGGGATTTGGCGGAACCGACGCGGTAG
- a CDS encoding CAP domain-containing protein — protein sequence MTSWGTIRRRAALLIAGLVLLATTPGMAAESPAEQISGFRAKHGEGRVVRDTTLDRIAMDQARAMAAKDDLSHDALGPFNRRVAPSGAGRAAENIAYGYDNFEKTLGQWIDSSGHRKNLLLHNASRVGIASAKNASGKRTYWAMVIAGDYEPKPGKGNGKGKKDSEPLVAVKREVTPASKPKASNCHVKLLGLCI from the coding sequence ATGACGAGCTGGGGGACCATAAGGCGCCGCGCGGCCCTGCTGATCGCAGGGCTCGTGCTGCTGGCAACCACGCCTGGCATGGCCGCAGAGTCCCCTGCTGAACAGATCTCCGGCTTTCGGGCGAAGCATGGTGAGGGCCGCGTCGTACGCGACACAACCCTCGACCGCATTGCCATGGACCAGGCCCGTGCGATGGCGGCGAAGGATGATCTCAGCCACGACGCCCTCGGCCCGTTCAACAGGCGCGTCGCGCCATCCGGCGCAGGCCGCGCCGCCGAGAACATCGCCTACGGCTACGACAACTTTGAGAAGACGCTGGGACAGTGGATCGACTCGTCCGGTCACCGCAAGAATCTGCTGCTGCACAACGCCTCCCGCGTCGGGATCGCGAGCGCCAAGAACGCCAGCGGCAAGCGCACCTATTGGGCGATGGTGATCGCCGGCGATTACGAGCCCAAGCCGGGCAAGGGCAACGGTAAGGGCAAGAAGGACAGCGAGCCGCTGGTGGCCGTGAAACGCGAGGTCACGCCCGCCAGCAAGCCCAAAGCCAGCAACTGCCACGTCAAGCTGCTCGGCCTCTGCATCTGA
- a CDS encoding serine/threonine protein kinase, whose translation MSLPKDDAAVLSARWTEGVLLKRDVFSTVERGRFRGDSGEVDAVLRRLDEVPWWSFLVARHLFAREKHALALAKGLNVGPELLWAGRRALVRGFVDGVALHLAKPHGDLAYFRSAKAALRRLRRAGICHNDLAKEQNWLVGRDGRAYVTDFQLAACFNRRGRLYRILAYEDLRHLLKHKRSYAPEALTPRERKILAKKSFAASLWLATGKKVYRAITRGLFNFTDREGGGRRLVNDAPVLAALIRQNPAVRDTAIVAFADRRSGVGLYAFVEADQTALEGELRNELTAAKGPKPPEHIQVVHALPRDTSGKPRTEILQLVAMNQLDLIEPMMKNDQDRAFLKDILEQRKNLRDRFNFEADLPTS comes from the coding sequence ATGAGTCTCCCGAAAGACGACGCCGCGGTGCTCTCGGCGCGCTGGACCGAGGGCGTGCTGCTCAAACGTGACGTGTTCTCGACCGTCGAGCGCGGCCGTTTTCGCGGCGACAGCGGCGAGGTCGATGCCGTGCTGCGCCGCCTCGACGAGGTGCCGTGGTGGTCGTTCCTGGTCGCTCGACATCTGTTTGCGCGCGAGAAGCACGCGCTCGCCCTGGCAAAGGGCCTCAATGTCGGCCCTGAATTGCTCTGGGCCGGCCGTCGCGCGCTTGTGCGCGGCTTCGTCGACGGCGTCGCGCTGCATCTGGCAAAACCCCATGGCGACCTCGCCTATTTCCGTTCAGCCAAGGCCGCGCTGCGGAGGCTGCGCCGCGCCGGCATCTGCCACAACGATCTCGCCAAGGAGCAGAACTGGCTGGTCGGCCGCGATGGACGCGCCTATGTCACCGACTTCCAACTCGCAGCCTGCTTCAACCGGCGCGGCCGCCTCTATCGCATCCTCGCCTACGAAGATCTCCGACATCTGCTCAAGCACAAGCGCTCCTACGCGCCCGAGGCGCTGACGCCGCGCGAGCGAAAGATCCTGGCCAAGAAATCCTTCGCCGCGAGCCTGTGGCTTGCCACCGGAAAGAAGGTCTATCGCGCCATCACCCGCGGCCTGTTCAACTTCACCGACCGCGAAGGCGGCGGCCGCCGTCTCGTCAACGACGCGCCGGTGCTGGCCGCGTTGATCCGGCAAAACCCCGCCGTGCGCGATACCGCCATCGTCGCCTTCGCCGACCGCCGCTCGGGCGTCGGGCTCTATGCCTTCGTGGAAGCTGATCAGACCGCGCTCGAAGGCGAGCTCCGCAACGAGCTCACGGCTGCCAAGGGTCCGAAGCCGCCGGAACACATCCAGGTCGTGCACGCGTTGCCGCGTGACACCAGCGGCAAGCCGCGCACCGAGATCCTGCAACTGGTCGCCATGAACCAGCTCGACCTGATCGAGCCGATGATGAAGAACGACCAGGACCGCGCCTTCCTCAAGGACATCCTGGAGCAGCGCAAGAACCTGCGCGATCGCTTCAACTTCGAGGCGGACCTGCCCACCAGTTAG